One genomic window of Triplophysa rosa linkage group LG11, Trosa_1v2, whole genome shotgun sequence includes the following:
- the prr12b gene encoding proline-rich protein 12 produces MDRNYPGTGFGDLGAGTGWSYERSAKASLVYGSSRSSHPDSELLHRQPYATPHPLQGYATNHHPGSSGQGGAWGAGRSLGLSGLFDTGLHHASPSGPDASVMNLISALESRGAQPPPSASSLLSQFRTPSWQTAMHTPAPAELFISGALPGSGSFPSSSALSAYQHPASFSGRSFPGVTPSLSLQDTPTFSPTSNGLLSPHDPLLHIKTPSQSSLGFDRLLSSQSGAASYRGSQEPSGPPPQAPASSSTRHLPPPQFNLLSSQLQDQSSQLYNSSVFSSAPPQPPQSQERAIPRQDSVIKHYQRPSAQSQLSSSTPHPLQHYLSCSASGYQQIAHHRHAGVNCSPLGEQSPSADPKPSPRSEQIYRPIIQPPYTSSSVSSAVSGGGIGKTGKSSSSSSGYSSSSSSSSRTPHTPPSASSTSSSSSSASNANVSSSTSSAPSRQQPPPQSAPPPPPPPPPAVSSSATQQQPPKPCLSAYGSPVPPVKPTAGLSGQTPPQQQSYSPSQPPPSHLPQPYGGFSSPQAQDLGSSLGGSGKAYGSLGATGRSFSAEVVYGSDSGYGSLPPSLGGAGSPSLGYGGTGHSPALMVSVGGTGTTSSTTGSGTGSSGSVGGGSGGGGGGGSSSVPSGGGASYHLPDSSPSPSSNSGIIRPGLHSPAPTRPAQSPGGNGGNKYLSSVLSPAFLASPQGYSDTRVPPQQQSQSYHTTPPKPKSDSDMLGVERPQEEDEEDEDDFLIQHLLHSQSPAPNPSQHHSQQSQQVTAQQQQSQSIPQSRDGGKGLSAYELKASEERYHLQSVIRTNNTTNNVASVAAASCGPGTGLENQLEMSLKKQQQTKTDRVHSGAGASGGRSAVESLSHTHSHSQHPNQHDSLSSVVHYGRGDHYTHQTHQHHPSHPSHSQHPQHSQHPHPHPMSHSHMDLKKAQDPSELAYMRKTPDLQQRQTQSSLGLMDSPPDQSQQTSQAHLLQSVLSHTTRNKMDNQQASSQQQQQHSMSQQAMIGATGGLGAGGSGAVDTQPQTSQLQLQLQSQTMDAHYGRESQRNQNQTSQNSVSPLDMLERTLSRTNSREGAASSERVGGGDGSTNDHHRQQQHRMSSHHQPHHPQQSAPELHDFLSEPDMSMSTPSHLHHMSSHHPPPHAHHQPHHQHPHQHSHHMQPSSGPSQSQTQPREQEPQLDQLKDHQFDTSSPVGKTAQNQGQSQEQQQRFVPLTSICFPDSLLQDEDRSFFPGMEDMFCSEDYKTSCAGGGGSSAQGGQEGVSEQRGSVQDGMDAVKTTGGGGGSYDIMGHHGDQGYGQYCHNLSESGNGTMHLDLDPLKSHELPSTVNTEQLGLIQSQGPGLGMASTGHGVDGTGNKMMGSVGASGGPGAGGLTSPIFCSSRPKKLLKTSSFHLLKQRKDPNAQSQAKKNYAQEYEFEDDEDKADVPADIRLNSRRLPDLLPDLVSSCRKSGGGSGVGGLSPLMGDLDFCHPSGYQSLGPPPQLLPHDGPKKRGRKPTKPKREGPPRPRGRPRIRPLPEPPYCRNVMVPAGESKRGRGRGRGRGRKDDPMLEMHRDMNKGQNYQQASHLQHQPQMQQHMHHHLQQQQHQPQPQHMQHQQQHLHVQQLQQQHHQQQHQQLTQHQPQYQEPIKPIKIKLPIPSMPSSDSLLRTDSLSSTDPVLSDGSVGSAPSIGLSPGPTTSADMNRIDINRNDMNCGQEKMKQKSQEMSWEGEMDEQMTPEAWATMQKLSSPTEEKPSELKSGFISSFLDFLKTGKKQSGPEAPSGPNPVDGCTSTDTSSVKGGLHPLSPQPPPPPPPPPPFGENEGEGSLGLSNCPSPCKRLDEELKRNLETLPSFSSDEEDSVSKNQDLQKSISSAISALYDTPHSLAAVPPPPTPSPPTPREDTLNTPLPPPQPESVCEPETDARGSQELDLHSRPGSREETHVPGEDEDDQEVRRKMQQKEEPETKRAQEDNESEEERSREKEKSDQIEEKMKIESEYEMLDAPKVDESPSEPAPAPPSPPSLSPSPPTSSSPSPLPPPPLSLPSPLPSQEDEESLQQQQQQPLLHNSLPLSPSPPTLPSPSPPPPTLPPSTTPPPSSSPPPSEELPQPSPASPPTPEDAPTPQITSLHLAKKQSNAAIVGESEDEDSESGGEGIFRERDEFVVRTEDIGTLKLALQTGREPPPIWRVQKALLQKFAPEIKDGQRQFCATSNYLGYFGDAKMRYQRLYVKFLENVNKKDYVRVCSRKPWHRPSLTLRRQSLPKPQPVRSLTPPRVEREDRERQREKEQREKEREREQMEKSRREREREIEKQKEREKEKQRDREREKEKQKEKERERERQKEKEKEKQREKEKKLQERQVQEKSEKRAAVVARGRVKEEKRVGEKRTDRTRSKPVKVKAEPPPKKRKKWLKDVPSSSDSDSSPDPPSEDEVSIRSGMNSRAMREMFRSYVEMLVSTALDPDMIQALEDTNDELYLPPMRKIDSILNEQKRRLLRRVNMSVQHQEALHMFPQMTADPLDSGVVKVHLGGESYNRKTLNRVKKSLPKQQDLKLSRENLRIYSLYHSLHHYKYHTFLHCKKETDSIEQAAEDPGQEEVVQQCMANQGWLETLFNSFLELLTLSTKA; encoded by the exons TTTGGTTTATGGGAGCTCCAGATCCTCCCATCCAGACTCAGAACTCCTCCACCGGCAACCTTACGCCACACCGCACCCCCTGCAGGGATATGCAACAAATCATCATCCTGGAAGTTCTGGACAGGGTGGGGCATGGGGTGCAGGAAGGAGCTTAG GGCTCTCAGGCTTGTTTGATACTGGGCTACATCATGCCAGTCCCTCAGGACCAGATGCTTCAGTTATGAATTTGATCTCTGCTTTGGAGTCCCGAGGTGCTCAGCCACCTCCCTCTGCCTCCTCCCTTCTCTCCCAGTTTCGCACCCCCTCATGGCAAACTG CAATGCATACTCCAGCCCCTGCAGAGCTATTCATTTCTGGTGCATTACCTGGCTCTGGCTCATTTCCCTCTTCCTCTGCTCTGTCGGCATATCAGCACCCTGCATCCTTCTCGGGGCGCTCCTTCCCTGGAGTGACCCCATCGTTATCTCTGCAGGACACACCTACCTTCAGTCCTACTTCTAATGGTCTCCTGTCACCCCATGATCCGTTGCTACACATCAAGACCCCTTCACAGTCAAGTCTTGGCTTTGACCGTCTTTTGTCCTCACAGAGTGGGGCTGCTTCTTATAGAGGGTCACAAGAGCCTAGTGGTCCCCCACCACAGGCACCTGCATCCTCTTCGACACGCCATTTACCACCCCCTCAGTTTAACTTGCTTTCCTCACAGCTTCAAGATCAATCCTCCCAGCTCTATAATTCCTCTGTATTTTCTTCCGCACCCCCACAACCTCCACAGTCCCAGGAAAGAGCAATTCCCAGGCAAGACAGTGTAATCAAGCATTACCAGCGACCTTCTGCACAATCTCAACTTTCTTCTTCCACACCTCATCCGCTACAGCATTACCTTAGTTGCAGTGCATCAGGATACCAGCAGATAGCCCATCATCGGCATGCAGGAGTAAACTGTAGCCCACTGGGTGAGCAGAGTCCATCGGCTGACCCCAAACCCTCTCCCAGATCAGAACAAATTTACCGACCTATCATCCAGCCCCCGTACACCTCGTCCTCAGTGTCCTCAGCTGTTTCAGGTGGTGGTATTGGGAAAACCGGAAAGAGTTCCAGCTCAAGTAGCGGCTATTCTTCCTCCAGCTCTTCCTCATCAAGAACCCCTCACACTCCACCTTCAGCTTCTTCTACATCCTCTTCCTCGTCCTCAGCTTCTAATGCTAATGTCTCATCCAGTACCTCCTCAGCACCCTCAAGGCAGCAGCCACCGCCTCAGTCAGCACCTCCACCCCCGCCACCTCCACCACCCGCAGTGTCATCCTCTGCTACACAGCAGCAGCCACCCAAACCTTGCTTATCTGCATATGGTTCTCCTGTTCCTCCTGTTAAACCAACAGCTGGACTTTCTGGTCAAACTCCACCACAACAACAGTCCTATTCACCAAGCCAACCACCCCCTTCTCACCTGCCCCAGCCATATGGAGGATTCAGTTCTCCACAGGCCCAGGATCTTGGTTCCAGCCTTGGGGGATCTGGAAAAGCGTATGGCAGTCTTGGAGCAACAGGGCGTTCATTTTCAGCAGAGGTTGTCTATGGCTCTGATTCAGGATATGGCTCTTTGCCACCATCTCTTGGAGGGGCAGGAAGTCCTTCACTAGGCTATGGTGGGACAGGACATTCACCCGCACTAATGGTTTCTGTAGGTGGTACCGGTACAACAAGCAGTACCACTGGTTCAGGGACGGGTAGTTCTGGGAGTGTGGGTGGTGGTTCAGGGGGTGGTGGTGGTGGAGGTAGTAGTAGTGTACCAAGTGGTGGTGGAGCATCATACCACCTCCCAGATTCCAGCCCTTCGCCCTCAAGTAATTCTGGAATAATCCGCCCAGGACTGCACTCCCCTGCCCCGACTCGTCCTGCACAATCACCTGGAGGAAATGGTGGGAACAAGTACCTATCCTCAGTTCTCTCCCCAGCATTCCTGGCTTCTCCACAAGGATACTCAGACACGAGGGTACCACCCCAACAGCAATCACAGTCTTATCATACAACACCACCAAAACCCAAGTCTGATTCTGATATGCTTGGGGTAGAACGACCtcaagaggaagatgaagaaGATGAAGATGATTTTTTGATCCAGCACTTACTGCACTCACAGAGTCCAGCCCCGAACCCCTCGCAGCACCATTCTCAACAATCTCAGCAGgtaactgcacaacaacagcagTCTCAGTCCATTCCTCAGAGTAGAGATGGAGGAAAGGGTCTATCCGCCTATGAACTGAAGGCATCTGAAGAACGATACCATCTGCAGAGTGTAATTCGAACCAATAATACCACTAACAACGTGGCTTCAGTTGCTGCCGCCTCTTGTGGTCCAGGCACAGGTTTGGAAAACCAGTTAGAGATGTCTCTGAAAAAACAGCAACAGACTAAGACTGACAGAGTGCACTCTGGAGCTGGTGCAAGTGGTGGTCGAAGTGCAGTTGAGTCACtgtcacacactcactcacacagtCAACACCCAAACCAACATGACTCCCTTAGTTCAGTTGTCCATTATGGTAGAGGAGATCATTACACTCATCAGACACATCAACATCACCCTTCACACCCATCACACTCACAACATCCTCAACATTCCCAGCACCCTCATCCCCATCCAATGTCTCACTCGCATATGGATCTTAAGAAAGCTCAGGATCCTTCAGAATTAGCCTACATGCGAAAGACACCAGACTTGCAGCAGAGACAGACCCAGTCCTCTCTTGGTTTAATGGATTCTCCACCTGACCAGTCTCAGCAAACCTCTCAAGCTCACCTTCTCCAATCTGTCCTTTCTCATACCACTCGAAACAAAATGGACAACCAACAGGCTTCTtcacagcaacaacaacaacactcaATGAGTCAACAGGCAATGATTGGAGCAACTGGAGGATTAGGTGCGGGCGGCTCTGGGGCAGTAGACACTCAGCCACAGACCTCTCAGCTTCAACTCCAGCTCCAGTCCCAAACTATGGATGCCCACTATGGACGAGAGTCTCAGCGAAACCAAAACCAGACAAGTCAGAATTCGGTTTCACCTCTAGACATGCTAGAGAGAACTCTCTCCAGGACAAATAGTCGAGAAGGGGCGGCGTCTTCTGAGAGAGTTGGTGGTGGAGATGGGAGCACTAATGATCATCACAGACAACAACAACATAGGATGTCCTCACACCATCAGCCTCACCACCCTCAACAATCAGCACCAGAGCTTCATGACTTCTTGTCTGAGCCTGATATGAGCATGTCAACCCCCTCTCATTTGCACCATATGAGCTCACACCATCCACCCCCTCATGCCCACCATCAGCCTCACCACCAACATCCTCACCAGCACTCCCACCACATGCAACCATCTTCTGGACCTTCACAGTCCCAGACCCAGCCTAGGGAACAAGAACCACAGCTGGATCAACTTAAAGATCATCAATTTGACACAAGCAGTCCTGTGGGCAAAACGGCTCAGAACCAAGGGCAGAGCCAAGAGCAGCAACAGCGGTTTGTGCCACTGACCTCCATTTGTTTCCCAGATTCTCTACTCCAAGATGAAGATCGATCCTTTTTCCCAGGAATGGAGGATATGTTTTGTTCTGAAGATTATAAGACGAGCTGCGCTGGAGGAGGTGGAAGTTCAGCTCAAGGAGGTCAGGAAGGTGTGTCAGAGCAACGTGGATCTGTACAAGATGGAATGGATGCAGTTAAAACTACAGGTGGTGGAGGAGGTTCTTATGATATTATGGGTCACCATGGTGATCAGGGTTATGGGCAGTATTGTCACAATTTGTCTGAATCTGGCAATGGTACTATGCACTTAGATCTGGACCCCTTGAAATCCCACGAGCTCCCTTCCACTGTAAACACAGAACAGCTGGGCTTAATCCAGTCTCAGGGTCCAGGTCTTGGAATGGCCAGCACGGGACATGGCGTGGATGGAACTGGGAACAAAATGATGGGATCTGTGGGGGCAAGTGGTGGTCCTGGAGCAGGCGGACTCACCTCACCCATATTTTGCTCCTCTAGACCTAAAAAGCTCTTGAAGACGAGCTCATTTCACCTCCTTAAACAGCGTAAAGATCCTAATGCCCAGTCACAGGCTAAGAAGAATTATGCCCAGGAGTACGAGTTTGAGGATGATGAGGATAAAGCAGATGTTCCAGCCGACATCCGCCTAAACAGCAGACGTCTCCCCGACCTGCTTCCTGATCTTGTGTCCAGCTGCAGAAAGTCTGGAGGTGGTTCAGGAGTTGGAGGTTTGAGCCCATTAATGGGCGATTTAGATTTCTGCCACCCATCAGGGTACCAATCCCTTGGACCTCCACCACAGCTTCTCCCTCACGATGGCCCAAAGAAAAGAGGGAGGAAACCCACCAAACCTAAACGTGAGGGTCCACCAAGACCCAGGGGTAGACCCCGAATTCGGCCTCTGCCTGAGCCTCCATATTGCAGGAACGTGATGGTACCTGCAGGAGAGAGTAAGAGGGGCCGTGGTCGAGGAAGAGGGCGTGGAAGAAAAGATGATCCTATGCTTGAGATGCACAGAGACATGAACAAGGGGCAGAACTATCAACAAGCATCGCATCTCCAGCATCAACCACAGATGCAACAGCATATGCACCACCATCTacaacagcagcagcaccaACCACAGCCACAACACATGCAGCACCAACAACAGCACCTACACGTTCAACAACTGCAACAGCAACACCATCAACAGCAACATCAACAACTCACACAACATCAGCCTCAATATCAAGAGCCGATCAAACCAATTAAG ATCAAGCTTCCTATTCCTTCCATGCCCTCGTCTGACTCCCTCCTGAGGACAGACTCCCTGTCTAGTACAGATCCAGTTTTGTCTGATGGTTCGGTAGGATCTGCACCATCTATTGGTTTGAGCCCAGGGCCCACTACCAGTGCGGATATGAACAGAATTGACATAAATCGAAATGACATGAACTGTGGTCAGGAAAAGATGAAGCAAAAATCCCAAGAG ATGTCTTGGGAGGGAGAAATGGATGAACAAATGACCCCAGAGGCATGGGCCACCATGCAGAAACTCTCCAGCCCA ACGGAGGAGAAGCCTTCAGAGCTAAAGTCTGGTTTCATAAGTTCCTTTTTGGATTTCTTGAAAACTGGAAAGAAGCAGTCAGGCCCCGAAGCTCCATCCGGGCCGAACCCTGTGGACGGATGCACCTCGACAGATACCTCCTCAGTCAAGGGAGGCCTTCACCCATTATCTCCCCAACCTCCTCCTCCACCGCCCCCACCTCCACCCTTCGGGGAGAACGAAGGTGAAGGAAGCCTGGGTCTCAGTAACTGTCCGTCCCCCTGCAAACGACTCGATGAGGAGCTGAAGAGGAACCTGGAGACCCTGCCGTCTTTCTCCTCAGATGAGGAAGACTCCGTCAGTAAAAACCAGGACCTACAGAAGAGCATATCATCAGCCATTTCTGCCCTCTATGACACGCCCCATAGTCTTGCTGCGGTTCCACCTCCGCCCACACCGTCACCACCCACTCCACGGGAAGACACTCTTAACACGCCCCTGCCGCCCCCTCAACCCGAATCTGTCTGTGAACCTGAGACGGATGCACGCGGGTCACAGGAGCTGGATTTACACTCACGACCTGGCTCGCGCGAAGAGACGCATGTTCCTGGTGAAGATGAGGACGATCAGGAGGTGCGTAGAAAAATGCAGCAGAAGGAAGAGCCAGAGACGAAACGTGCTCAGGAAGACAATGAGTCGGAGGAGGAGAGGtccagagaaaaagagaaatcaGATCAGATAGAGGAGAAAATGAAGATAGAGTCTGAGTATGAAATGCTGGATGCTCCCAAGGTTGATG AATCCCCATCCGAACCTGCTCCTGCACCTCCTTCTCCTCCATCCCTTTCTCCATCTCCCCCAACCTCCTCCTCACCGTCCCCTctgcctcctcctcctctttccCTCCCCTCGCCTCTTCCATCTCAAGAAGACGAGGAGAGTCTacagcagcagcaacaacagcCACTGCTTCACAATTCCCTCCCCCTTAGTCCCTCTCCACCCACTCTCCCGTCTCCCTCCCCGCCTCCGCCCACACTGCCCCCCTCCACCACACCCCCACCGTCATCCTCTCCTCCTCCCTCGGAAGAGCTGCCCCAGCCCTCCCCAGCCTCTCCCCCCACCCCCGAAGATGCTCCCACCCCCCAGATCACTTCATTGCACCTAGCGAAGAAGCAGTCCAACGCGGCCATCGTGGGAGAGAGTGAGGATGAAGATAGTGAGAGTGGAGGGGAGGGGAttttcagagagagagatgaatttGTGGTGCGCACCGAAGATATCGGTACACTTAAG CTGGCTCTGCAGACAGGGCGAGAACCTCCGCCAATCTGGAGGGTCCAGAAAGCTCTGTTGCAAAAATTTgctcctgaaatcaaagacgGACAACGACAGTTTTGTGCTACCAGTAAT TATCTGGGCTACTTCGGAGACGCAAAGATGCGCTACCAGCGCTTGTATGTTAAATTCTTGGAGAACGTGAATAAAAAAGATTACGTCAGAGTGTGCTCACGGAAACCCTGGCATCGACCCAGCCTCACGCTGAG GCGCCAGTCTCTTCCAAAGCCACAACCTGTACGCAGCCTGACCCCACCCCGCGTGGAGCgagaagacagagagaggcaacgagagaaagaacaacgggagaaggagagagagagggagcagATGGAGAAATCTAGGAGAGAAAGGGAAAGAGAAATCGAAAAGCAAAAAGAAAGGGAGAAAGAGAAACAAAGAGATAGGGAAAGGGAAAAGGAGAAACAAAAGGAGAaggagagggaaagagagagacaaaaagagaaagagaaggaaaAGCAACGGGAGAAGGAGAAGAAGCTTCAGGAGAGACAGGTTCAGGAGAAGTCAGAGAAGAGAGCTGCAGTCGTGGCGCGTGGGAGAGTCAAAGAGGAGAAGAGAGTTGGAGAGAAGAGGACTGATAGGACCAGAAGCAAACCTGTGAAAGTGAAGGCAGAACCTCCACCCAAAAAGAGGAAGAAGTGGCTTAAAGATGTGCCCTCCTCCTCTGATTCAGACTCATCTCCTGACCCGCCCAGTGAGGATGAAG TGTCCATTCGCAGTGGGATGAATAGTCGGGCCATGAGAGAAATGTTTCGTAGTTATGTAGAGATGCTGGTCAGCACTGCTCTGGACCCTGACATGATCCAAGCTCTGGAGGACACCAATG ACGAGCTTTATCTCCCACCCATGAGGAAGATTGACAGTATTCTCAATGAACAGAAGCGAAGACTGCTCCGCAGGGTCAACATGAGTGTCCAGCATCAG GAGGCCCTCCACATGTTCCCTCAGATGACAGCAGACCCGCTGGACTCTGGAGTAGTGAAGGTGCACCTGGGCGGTGAGAGTTACAACCGCAAAACCCTCAACCGAGTCAAAAAGAGCCTTCCAAAACAACAG GACCTGAAGCTGTCGAGAGAAAACCTTCGAATATACAGCCTCTATCACTCTCTCCATCACTACAAATATCATACctttctgcactgtaaaaaggAG ACGGACAGTATCGAGCAGGCAGCAGAAGACCCAGGTCAGGAGGAGGTGGTTCAGCAGTGCATGGCTAACCAAGGCTGGCTAGAGACTCTATTCAACTCCTTCCTCGAACTGCTGACGCTCAGCACCAAGGCTTAA